One Actinomadura viridis genomic region harbors:
- a CDS encoding SGNH/GDSL hydrolase family protein, protein MLRAFTARRIATAAAYGGGGLTAVGGLTFGLIVVEARLARKIIQATPNGDPPVADGAYGTALPGEALSFVVLGDSTAAGLGVHTPEETPAALLAAGLSSIAGRPVRLTNVARSGSRSDALAGQVTQALAVRPDVAVVMIGANDVTARMPAGESVRHLAAAVERLRAAGCEVVVGTCPDLGSVQPLMQPLRWFARRASRQLAAAQTIVAVERGARSVSIGDLLGREFAADPREMFSADRYHPSARGYAAAAAAMLPSMAAALDLEPELEVLPDPRRGEGVLPVYLAAAEAAEEPGTEVAGTRVAGRERGPRGRWATLLRRRGVDRAAGSGGGPAAVTPGAR, encoded by the coding sequence ATGCTGAGAGCGTTCACGGCACGGCGCATCGCCACGGCCGCCGCGTACGGAGGCGGCGGCCTCACCGCGGTGGGCGGGCTCACGTTCGGCCTGATCGTGGTGGAGGCCCGGCTGGCCAGGAAGATCATCCAGGCCACCCCCAACGGCGACCCGCCGGTGGCCGACGGCGCGTACGGCACCGCCCTGCCCGGCGAGGCGCTGTCGTTCGTCGTGCTCGGCGACTCCACCGCCGCCGGGCTGGGCGTGCACACCCCCGAGGAGACCCCGGCCGCGCTGCTGGCCGCCGGGCTCTCCTCGATCGCCGGGCGGCCGGTGCGGCTGACCAACGTGGCCCGTTCCGGCTCCCGGTCGGACGCCCTGGCCGGGCAGGTCACCCAAGCGCTGGCGGTCCGGCCGGACGTCGCGGTGGTCATGATCGGGGCGAACGACGTGACCGCCCGGATGCCCGCGGGCGAGTCGGTCCGGCATCTGGCCGCGGCCGTCGAACGGCTGCGCGCGGCGGGCTGCGAGGTGGTGGTGGGCACCTGCCCGGATCTCGGCTCGGTGCAGCCGCTGATGCAGCCGCTGCGGTGGTTCGCGCGGCGGGCCAGCCGCCAGCTCGCCGCGGCGCAGACGATCGTCGCGGTCGAGCGCGGCGCGCGGTCGGTGTCCATCGGCGACCTGCTGGGCCGGGAGTTCGCCGCCGACCCCCGGGAGATGTTCAGCGCGGATCGTTACCATCCGTCCGCGCGAGGTTACGCCGCGGCGGCCGCGGCGATGCTACCGTCGATGGCGGCCGCCCTGGATCTGGAGCCTGAGCTGGAGGTCCTCCCCGATCCCCGGCGGGGCGAGGGGGTCCTTCCCGTCTATCTCGCGGCGGCCGAGGCGGCCGAGGAGCCCGGCACGGAGGTCGCCGGCACCCGGGTCGCCGGCCGCGAGCGCGGCCCCCGGGGCCGCTGGGCCACGCTGCTCCGGCGCCGGGGGGTCGACCGGGCCGCCGGGTCCGGCGGCGGTCCCGCGGCGGTGACGCCGGGAGCCCGCTGA
- a CDS encoding PQQ-binding-like beta-propeller repeat protein, protein MALPTHRRLRSAIISVPCVAGTLLLGVAGCSGGSPSDETGAARGWTGSGVNAVSRPMAGAGVAAVTGLRSDGSLETSVFDLAGGKRLWTRPATMVGRLSGMGVQPPAVTGTRDGGLVTALEPQKTGKWNATLVARDARTGAERWTRPVDSTFGPVRCGPNVCLSEFTARENARFAVLDPANGRALWTMPGVAEVQHADESTVVAFRMARRPSLEARDLRTGRARWSFPVDRALGAGVNLSGGWTFGAVGGARSAADGMLVGYLAPYQARKDGPTSPYGFFGVRMSDGGLVWTRKRLLRVYPSANPAVALIARQTTGDGGYGGFEQIDPRTGRTTARLGADKAPGSLWWLSFPADLTKVGFVTQGKPGTAYELRSGTLVTDKGLLTWSFCTMTPAELKINGHGGFYPVAALCAYDMATGRKAASPGAPPAWYTGTADGWRVWRDERGALHGVRDAQGTAPGMYGV, encoded by the coding sequence ATGGCTCTGCCCACCCACAGGCGACTACGCTCCGCGATCATCTCCGTACCCTGCGTCGCGGGAACGCTGCTTCTCGGCGTCGCGGGCTGCTCCGGCGGCTCCCCGTCCGACGAGACCGGGGCCGCCCGGGGCTGGACCGGTTCCGGCGTCAACGCGGTCAGCCGTCCCATGGCGGGCGCCGGGGTGGCGGCCGTGACCGGGCTGCGCTCCGACGGCTCGCTGGAGACCAGCGTGTTCGACCTGGCCGGCGGCAAGCGGCTGTGGACCCGCCCCGCGACCATGGTGGGCCGGCTCTCGGGGATGGGGGTCCAGCCGCCCGCGGTGACCGGCACCCGGGACGGCGGCCTGGTCACCGCCCTGGAACCGCAGAAGACCGGCAAGTGGAACGCCACGCTGGTCGCGCGGGACGCCCGCACCGGCGCCGAACGGTGGACGCGTCCGGTCGACTCCACGTTCGGCCCGGTGCGATGCGGCCCGAACGTGTGCCTGTCGGAGTTCACCGCCCGCGAGAACGCCCGTTTCGCCGTGCTCGACCCCGCCAACGGCCGCGCGCTGTGGACGATGCCGGGGGTCGCCGAGGTCCAGCACGCCGACGAGTCCACGGTCGTGGCGTTCCGGATGGCGCGGCGCCCGTCCCTGGAGGCGCGGGACCTCAGGACCGGCCGGGCCCGGTGGTCGTTCCCGGTCGACCGGGCCCTGGGCGCGGGCGTCAACCTGTCGGGCGGCTGGACGTTCGGGGCGGTGGGGGGCGCGCGCAGCGCCGCCGACGGCATGCTCGTCGGCTACCTGGCCCCCTACCAGGCGCGCAAGGACGGGCCGACGTCGCCGTACGGCTTCTTCGGCGTGCGGATGTCCGACGGCGGGCTGGTCTGGACCCGCAAGCGGCTGCTGCGCGTCTACCCCAGCGCCAACCCGGCCGTCGCGCTGATCGCCCGACAGACCACCGGCGACGGCGGTTACGGCGGTTTCGAGCAGATCGACCCGCGCACCGGCCGGACCACCGCGCGGCTGGGCGCGGACAAGGCGCCCGGCTCCCTGTGGTGGCTGTCGTTCCCGGCCGACCTGACCAAGGTGGGGTTCGTGACCCAGGGCAAGCCGGGCACCGCCTACGAGCTGCGCAGCGGCACCCTGGTCACCGACAAGGGCCTGCTCACCTGGTCGTTCTGCACGATGACCCCGGCCGAACTGAAGATCAACGGACACGGCGGCTTCTACCCGGTCGCCGCGCTGTGCGCCTACGACATGGCCACCGGCCGGAAGGCGGCCTCGCCCGGCGCCCCGCCCGCCTGGTACACCGGCACCGCCGACGGCTGGCGGGTGTGGCGCGACGAGCGCGGCGCCCTGCACGGGGTCAGGGACGCCCAGGGCACGGCGCCCGGCATGTACGGGGTCTGA
- a CDS encoding cystathionine beta-synthase — translation MRVHESLVELMGNTPLVRLRKVTGGQGPQVLAKVEYLNPGGSVKDRIAVRMIEAAERSGELRPGGTIVEPTSGNTGVGLAIVAQDRGYRCVFVCPDKVAKDKIDVLRAYGAEVVICPTAVAPDHPDSYYSVSDRLAAEIPGAWKPDQYRNENNPRSHYETTGPEIWEQTEGRITHFVAGIGTGGTISGVGRYLKEVSGGRVRVVGADPEGSVYSGGTGRPYLTEGVGEDIWPETYDKTICDEVIAVSDKDSFLMTRRLAREEGLLVGGSCGMAVVAALRLAERSEPDAVIVVLLPDGGRGYLSKIFNDEWMSQHGFGDDRATTEATVGDVLAQKAEAESGGIPNFVHMHPTETVGEAVKVLKEFGVSQMPVVSPGAGHPDVMAGEVIGAVEERTLLRALFADQAGPEEPLEKHMSPPLPVVGSGEPVSRIVSELEGRDAAVVLVNGKPTGIVTRQDLLAFLAKG, via the coding sequence GTGCGCGTACACGAATCGCTGGTCGAGCTGATGGGGAACACCCCCCTCGTCCGGCTGCGCAAGGTGACCGGCGGCCAGGGGCCGCAGGTGCTGGCGAAGGTGGAGTACCTCAATCCCGGGGGGTCGGTGAAGGACCGGATCGCGGTCCGGATGATCGAGGCCGCCGAGCGCTCGGGGGAGCTGCGGCCGGGCGGCACGATCGTGGAGCCGACCTCCGGCAACACCGGGGTGGGCCTGGCCATCGTCGCGCAGGACCGCGGATACCGGTGCGTGTTCGTGTGCCCGGACAAGGTCGCCAAGGACAAGATCGACGTGCTGCGCGCGTACGGCGCCGAGGTCGTGATCTGCCCGACCGCCGTGGCGCCCGACCACCCGGACTCCTACTACTCGGTGTCCGACCGCCTGGCCGCGGAGATCCCCGGCGCGTGGAAGCCCGACCAGTACCGCAACGAGAACAACCCGCGCTCGCACTACGAGACGACCGGCCCGGAGATCTGGGAGCAGACCGAGGGCCGGATCACCCACTTCGTGGCGGGCATCGGCACCGGCGGCACCATCAGCGGCGTGGGCCGGTACCTCAAGGAGGTCTCCGGCGGCCGGGTGCGGGTGGTCGGCGCGGACCCGGAGGGGTCGGTCTACTCCGGCGGCACCGGCCGCCCCTACCTGACCGAGGGCGTCGGCGAGGACATCTGGCCCGAGACCTACGACAAGACGATCTGCGACGAGGTCATCGCGGTCTCCGACAAGGACTCGTTCCTCATGACCCGGCGGCTGGCCCGCGAGGAGGGGCTGCTGGTCGGCGGCTCCTGCGGGATGGCGGTGGTCGCGGCGCTGCGGCTGGCGGAGCGGTCGGAGCCCGACGCGGTGATCGTGGTGCTGCTCCCGGACGGCGGGCGCGGCTACCTCAGCAAGATCTTCAACGACGAGTGGATGAGCCAGCACGGGTTCGGCGACGACCGGGCCACCACTGAGGCGACGGTGGGGGACGTGCTGGCCCAGAAGGCGGAGGCGGAGTCGGGCGGCATCCCGAACTTCGTCCACATGCACCCCACCGAGACGGTGGGGGAGGCGGTGAAGGTGCTCAAGGAGTTCGGGGTGTCGCAGATGCCGGTGGTGTCGCCGGGCGCGGGGCACCCCGACGTGATGGCCGGGGAGGTCATCGGGGCGGTCGAGGAGCGGACCCTGCTGCGCGCGCTGTTCGCCGACCAGGCCGGCCCGGAGGAGCCGCTGGAGAAGCACATGAGCCCGCCCCTGCCCGTCGTCGGGTCGGGCGAGCCCGTCTCGCGGATCGTGTCCGAGCTGGAGGGCAGGGACGCGGCGGTCGTCCTGGTGAACGGCAAGCCCACCGGGATCGTCACCCGCCAGGACCTGCTGGCCTTCCTGGCCAAGGGCTGA
- a CDS encoding cystathionine gamma-synthase, which yields MDKDVHQAFETLAIHAGQEPDPVTGAVVPPIYQVSTYKQDGIGGLRGGYEYSRSANPTRTALEVCLAEVEGGVRGLAFASGLAAEDALLRTVCRPGDHVVIPNDAYGGTYRLFAKVGEPWGMVFDPVPLGDVAAVRAAMRPETKIIWVETPTNPLLGIADIATLASVAHEAGALLVVDNTFASPYLQQPLALGADVVVHSTTKYIGGHSDVVGGALVTSSAELGERLAFHQNAMGAVAGPFDAWLTLRGIKTLGVRMDRHCANAAAVADMLTRHKAVRQVLYPGLPDHPGHEVAVKQMRAFGGMVSFRMASEEAAVRVCESTRLFTLGESLGGVESLIEHPGRMTHASAAGSPLEVPADLVRLSVGIEDVGDLLRDLSGALAAATA from the coding sequence ATGGACAAGGACGTTCACCAGGCATTCGAGACGCTGGCCATCCACGCGGGGCAGGAGCCCGACCCCGTCACGGGGGCCGTGGTGCCCCCGATCTACCAGGTCTCCACCTATAAGCAGGACGGCATCGGCGGGCTGCGCGGGGGCTACGAGTACTCCCGTTCGGCCAATCCGACGCGTACCGCGCTGGAGGTATGCCTGGCCGAGGTGGAGGGCGGCGTCCGGGGCCTGGCGTTCGCCTCCGGGCTCGCGGCCGAGGACGCGCTCCTGCGGACCGTCTGCCGCCCGGGCGACCACGTGGTCATCCCGAACGACGCCTACGGCGGCACCTACCGGCTGTTCGCGAAGGTGGGCGAGCCGTGGGGGATGGTGTTCGACCCGGTGCCGCTGGGCGACGTCGCCGCGGTCCGGGCGGCGATGCGCCCGGAGACGAAGATCATTTGGGTGGAGACGCCGACCAACCCGCTGCTGGGCATCGCCGACATCGCCACCCTGGCGTCGGTCGCCCACGAGGCGGGCGCGCTGCTGGTGGTCGACAACACCTTCGCCTCCCCCTACCTCCAGCAGCCGCTGGCCCTGGGCGCCGACGTGGTCGTGCACTCCACCACCAAGTACATCGGCGGCCACTCCGACGTGGTCGGCGGCGCGCTGGTCACCTCCTCGGCCGAACTGGGCGAGCGCCTGGCCTTCCACCAGAACGCGATGGGCGCCGTCGCCGGCCCGTTCGACGCCTGGCTGACCCTGCGCGGCATCAAGACCCTGGGCGTGCGGATGGACCGGCACTGCGCCAACGCCGCCGCCGTGGCCGACATGCTCACCCGGCACAAGGCCGTCCGCCAGGTCCTCTACCCGGGGCTGCCCGACCACCCCGGCCACGAGGTCGCCGTCAAGCAGATGCGCGCGTTCGGCGGGATGGTGTCGTTCCGGATGGCCTCCGAGGAGGCGGCCGTGCGGGTCTGCGAGAGCACCCGGCTGTTCACGCTCGGCGAGTCGCTGGGCGGGGTGGAGTCGCTCATCGAGCACCCGGGGCGGATGACGCACGCCTCGGCCGCCGGGTCGCCGCTGGAGGTCCCCGCCGACCTCGTCCGGCTGTCGGTGGGCATCGAGGACGTCGGTGACCTGCTGCGGGACCTGAGCGGGGCGCTGGCCGCCGCCACCGCGTGA
- a CDS encoding MMPL family transporter, producing MFARLARIVVRHPWWTIVAWLAAAILIIAFSPKLTTESDQGDFLPSSYESVQAMEIAKEAFPQQEDTSSLIVVKRSDGAPLTAADTAKVGQAAQALNAKKPPTVQSFLAGPQTVSPNKAVQVVMVPMKGQSMEDSEKQGEAVKEIRKQLPGLLAGSGLEAKVGGDVAGFVDNEESFTQSFEIVGIATFVLIIGLILLIFRAPIAALLPIIVIMVTMQVAMGLIGVASKVFGFSGDDSLATIILIVLFGIGADYYLFLMFRFRERLRAGDDKKTAMIAAVERVGEVIASAAAAIAVTFLVLLLASFGVFSAWGPSLAIAVVVMGITSLTLFPALVSLLGTAVFWPSKAWKKQPKNSVSSALGRMVGKRPALAALVSGGVLVVLAAGVFGFKADYDFAAGFPQDTESAQATKDMQKGFPPGLTTPVQVFVKRTDGQPLTPQQLTEFSAAAKTAPGVGQVQQPVPGSDKSVARVDLLLKENPMSNEAISLVKDDLAPAVHKAAPDGTRAYVGGQTAIFADINAINNRDLSVILPVAAVLIALILALLLRSVVAPLYLVVAVLLGFAATLGSAVYVFQGAMGEPGVTFQLPIILYLFVLAIGTDYNILITARLREEAKEGNEPRRAAALAVEHGGPTVAAAGLILAGTFSVMMLAPVSMLQQMGFSVAIGIALSAFVMSMFLVPGLTALLGHRAWWPGHGDRPVRDAATGPVEGPKERSEVRS from the coding sequence ATGTTCGCACGGTTGGCGCGCATAGTCGTGAGACATCCGTGGTGGACGATCGTGGCCTGGCTCGCCGCCGCGATCCTCATCATCGCCTTCTCGCCCAAGCTCACCACCGAGTCCGACCAGGGCGACTTCCTGCCCTCGTCCTACGAGTCCGTCCAGGCGATGGAGATCGCCAAGGAGGCCTTCCCGCAGCAGGAGGACACCTCCTCGCTGATCGTGGTCAAGCGCTCCGACGGCGCGCCGCTGACCGCCGCCGACACGGCCAAGGTCGGGCAGGCCGCCCAGGCGCTGAACGCCAAGAAGCCGCCGACGGTGCAGAGCTTCCTGGCCGGTCCGCAGACGGTGTCGCCCAACAAGGCCGTCCAGGTGGTCATGGTCCCCATGAAGGGCCAGTCCATGGAGGACAGCGAGAAGCAGGGCGAGGCGGTCAAGGAGATCCGCAAGCAGTTGCCCGGCCTGCTGGCGGGCAGCGGCCTGGAGGCCAAGGTCGGCGGTGACGTGGCCGGATTCGTCGACAACGAGGAATCCTTCACGCAGTCCTTCGAGATCGTCGGCATCGCCACCTTCGTGCTGATCATCGGCCTGATCCTGCTGATCTTCCGGGCGCCGATCGCCGCCCTGCTGCCGATCATCGTGATCATGGTGACGATGCAGGTGGCGATGGGCCTGATCGGGGTGGCCTCGAAGGTCTTCGGCTTCTCCGGCGACGACAGCCTTGCCACGATCATCCTGATCGTCCTGTTCGGCATCGGCGCCGACTACTACCTGTTCCTGATGTTCCGGTTCCGCGAGCGGCTGCGGGCCGGCGACGACAAGAAGACCGCCATGATCGCGGCGGTGGAGCGGGTCGGCGAGGTCATCGCCTCGGCCGCCGCCGCCATCGCGGTCACGTTCCTGGTGCTGCTGCTGGCCAGCTTCGGCGTGTTCAGCGCCTGGGGCCCGTCCCTGGCGATCGCCGTCGTGGTCATGGGCATCACGTCCCTCACCCTCTTCCCGGCCCTGGTCTCGCTGCTCGGCACGGCCGTGTTCTGGCCGTCCAAGGCGTGGAAGAAGCAGCCCAAGAACAGCGTCTCCTCCGCCCTGGGCCGGATGGTGGGCAAGCGCCCGGCCCTGGCCGCGCTGGTCTCCGGCGGTGTGCTGGTCGTGCTGGCGGCGGGCGTGTTCGGGTTCAAGGCCGACTACGACTTCGCGGCCGGCTTCCCGCAGGACACCGAGTCCGCGCAGGCCACCAAGGACATGCAGAAGGGCTTCCCGCCCGGTCTGACCACCCCCGTCCAGGTGTTCGTCAAGCGCACCGACGGGCAGCCGCTCACCCCGCAGCAGCTCACCGAGTTCAGCGCGGCCGCCAAGACCGCACCGGGCGTCGGCCAGGTGCAGCAGCCGGTTCCGGGCTCGGACAAGTCCGTGGCACGGGTCGACCTGCTGCTGAAGGAGAACCCGATGTCCAACGAGGCGATCAGCCTCGTCAAGGACGACCTGGCCCCGGCGGTGCACAAGGCCGCGCCGGACGGGACCCGGGCCTACGTCGGCGGCCAGACGGCGATCTTCGCCGACATCAACGCCATCAACAACCGCGACCTGTCGGTGATCCTGCCGGTGGCGGCGGTGCTGATCGCGCTGATCCTGGCCCTGCTGCTGCGCTCGGTGGTGGCGCCGCTCTACCTGGTGGTCGCGGTGCTGCTGGGCTTCGCCGCGACCCTGGGCTCGGCGGTGTACGTCTTCCAGGGGGCGATGGGCGAGCCCGGGGTGACCTTCCAGCTACCGATCATCCTCTACCTGTTCGTCCTGGCGATCGGCACCGACTACAACATCCTCATCACCGCGCGGCTGCGCGAGGAGGCCAAGGAGGGCAACGAGCCGCGCCGCGCCGCCGCACTGGCGGTCGAGCACGGCGGTCCGACGGTCGCCGCGGCCGGGCTGATCCTGGCCGGCACCTTCTCGGTGATGATGCTGGCGCCGGTGTCCATGCTCCAGCAGATGGGCTTCTCGGTCGCGATCGGCATCGCGCTGTCGGCCTTCGTGATGTCGATGTTCCTCGTACCGGGCCTGACCGCGCTGCTGGGCCACCGGGCCTGGTGGCCCGGGCACGGCGACCGGCCGGTGCGGGACGCCGCCACGGGACCGGTCGAAGGCCCCAAGGAACGCTCGGAAGTGCGCTCCTGA